One Actinomycetota bacterium DNA window includes the following coding sequences:
- the ndk gene encoding nucleoside-diphosphate kinase, which produces MIKPDAVERGLVSHIIQRFENTGLRIEKLELDVVSVEQAQTNYAEHEGKPFYPGLIDYITSGPVVKMVLSGPDAVMVCRKLMGATNPRDAAPGTIRGDFGLEVDANVVHGSDSPEAASREIGIFFG; this is translated from the coding sequence ATGATCAAACCCGACGCTGTTGAAAGGGGCCTTGTGTCCCACATCATTCAGCGCTTTGAGAACACGGGTCTTAGAATCGAGAAGCTGGAGTTGGATGTTGTTTCCGTCGAACAGGCTCAGACCAATTATGCAGAGCATGAGGGCAAGCCATTCTATCCAGGGCTTATCGACTACATCACCTCAGGTCCGGTTGTAAAGATGGTTCTATCGGGTCCGGACGCCGTAATGGTTTGTCGTAAGTTGATGGGAGCGACGAACCCTAGAGACGCTGCTCCCGGTACGATCCGAGGTGACTTTGGCCTTGAGGTTGACGCAAATGTCGTGCACGGATCTGATTCTCCTGAAGCAGCGAGCAGGGAGATAGGTATATTTTTCGGCTAG
- a CDS encoding tetratricopeptide repeat protein — protein MDEARYKEALRAYESGDFRAAAKGFLAAAGKGVEGNGSAYHMAGNSLFRLRRYSDALTIYGHALKDELYDKRGSVLANLAAAHSALGDYAAAAHCYEEALQDPGYDRQYRALLGLAGALLEMGRISDAAGAYRQAALDSDNPDPGKALNNLGLCFMSLGRPADAVEAYKAALGFESYANRGRALANLGIAFSALSQHADAIRAFEKAIELHGHTLSPSAAKALEESRLAIAEAATAPSETIEGWQTGEMPPVEDVSVSAFFTRTEEEMKAIDKETSRRERIERGAGRNPWRRVAMIASLLIFVVGAVAALYFAGYGFPTQEMTVSGMLSARAEGEEVEGYWVAVPSGDVDAEMAKIPPIEEYTIEGIDRAAGVSSVRILVTPKGGGTPLRYDIALTREGVGWKASGITSYWRTPQDSSE, from the coding sequence GTGGACGAAGCTCGTTATAAGGAAGCTTTACGTGCTTATGAAAGCGGAGACTTTCGCGCAGCCGCTAAGGGTTTTCTTGCGGCCGCCGGAAAGGGTGTGGAAGGCAATGGCAGTGCTTACCACATGGCCGGGAACTCCCTTTTCCGGCTACGCAGGTACAGCGACGCCCTTACCATCTATGGGCATGCGCTGAAAGACGAGCTTTACGACAAGCGAGGCTCGGTACTTGCCAACCTGGCCGCAGCCCACTCTGCCTTAGGCGATTACGCTGCCGCTGCGCACTGCTATGAGGAGGCGCTTCAAGATCCCGGATACGATAGACAGTATCGGGCTTTGCTAGGACTTGCAGGGGCGCTATTGGAGATGGGGCGCATCAGTGACGCAGCCGGCGCCTACCGCCAGGCTGCTCTGGACTCGGATAACCCGGATCCCGGGAAAGCGCTGAACAACCTCGGCTTGTGCTTTATGTCCCTTGGGCGCCCGGCGGATGCAGTTGAAGCCTATAAGGCGGCTTTGGGATTTGAGAGTTACGCCAATCGCGGGAGGGCGCTAGCGAATCTCGGCATCGCTTTCTCGGCGCTTTCACAACATGCGGACGCTATCCGGGCGTTCGAGAAGGCCATCGAGCTTCATGGCCATACGCTATCCCCAAGCGCGGCAAAGGCTCTGGAAGAGTCTCGCCTGGCTATCGCCGAGGCAGCCACCGCTCCTTCTGAAACGATCGAGGGTTGGCAGACGGGTGAGATGCCTCCGGTTGAGGACGTCTCTGTATCCGCATTTTTCACGCGTACCGAAGAGGAGATGAAGGCGATCGACAAGGAGACTTCGCGGCGGGAGCGAATTGAGCGTGGCGCGGGCCGTAATCCCTGGCGCCGTGTGGCAATGATCGCATCACTTTTGATCTTTGTTGTCGGAGCCGTCGCGGCACTCTACTTTGCCGGATACGGATTTCCTACGCAGGAGATGACCGTTAGCGGGATGCTATCGGCAAGAGCCGAGGGTGAAGAGGTTGAAGGATATTGGGTGGCTGTTCCTAGCGGAGATGTTGATGCGGAGATGGCAAAAATTCCGCCGATAGAGGAGTACACTATCGAAGGTATTGACCGTGCAGCGGGAGTGTCTTCGGTCAGGATACTAGTGACACCCAAGGGTGGCGGTACTCCGCTGCGCTATGACATCGCGTTGACTCGCGAGGGAGTTGGGTGGAAGGCCAGTGGGATCACCAGTTATTGGAGAACCCCTCAGGATTCTTCGGAATAG
- a CDS encoding peptidylprolyl isomerase has product MHVATYQPNGNEIAVITTDKGVIRFKFHPNEAPNHVASFIELALQGFYDGTKFHRVEPGFVIQGGDPLSRTDDPRVGSGGPGYLLAAEFNELQHLDGTVSMARATDPNSAGSQFFICLGPQPFLDGQYTVFGQVIEGMDVVRAITPGDVKRSVVIENANQQ; this is encoded by the coding sequence TTGCATGTAGCGACATATCAACCAAACGGCAATGAAATCGCAGTGATTACAACCGATAAGGGCGTCATAAGGTTCAAGTTTCATCCGAACGAGGCGCCAAATCACGTTGCGTCATTTATCGAACTGGCCCTTCAGGGATTTTATGACGGCACCAAGTTTCACCGGGTTGAACCGGGCTTTGTTATTCAAGGCGGCGACCCGCTTTCCAGAACCGATGATCCGAGAGTAGGTTCGGGCGGACCTGGCTACCTTCTTGCTGCTGAGTTCAACGAATTGCAGCATTTGGACGGAACGGTCTCCATGGCGCGCGCCACAGATCCAAATTCTGCCGGATCACAGTTTTTTATCTGCTTAGGCCCCCAGCCGTTTCTTGATGGACAGTACACGGTCTTCGGTCAGGTTATAGAGGGCATGGACGTTGTGCGGGCGATTACGCCAGGTGATGTCAAGCGCTCCGTGGTCATCGAAAACGCCAATCAGCAGTAG